The region aaaaaacaaacaagatcaCTATGAAGTAGAAGCAGTATTTGTCTGAACTCTGAGTTTTTTCATTTACAATAGTATCTGACTGTGTCAATAGCCTCAAATTCTTGTGTTTTGTGGGCACAGATTTAGGAATGTCTCCAATACCTTGGATCTGAGAGGGTGCACCCACTGATTGGATTGTCCACTGATTGGGTTATCCACCTTCTTCCCCTATAAaaggagaggcagaggcagaagtCAGACTTTCCATTGAGGCACTGGCTGTCTGCACCCCAGGAGTGGTCAGTGAACAGCTCTTAGAACTGGGGGAACCTGAATTGACCAGATTTCCAAGCCGGTCTCTCCTGGTGAGTATGGAATCCATACTGATGCCCATCTATATACTTTTACTTTTTGTACAATCTTTAATTAAGCAAATAGCTCTTAAAATGTTACCTTACTGAAAGTTATTTCTTTGGTGTTAGAATTAAGAAATATTCAAGGTTTTGTATAGGTTTGCATATGAAGCTTTCTTGGGATAATTAGCCAGAgtttttttctaaacaaaatcCCTATGAAGTAGAGGTAATATTTGCCTGGGCTCTATTTAAATAGTTCTCTCTGAAAAATGTTTTACCCACAAGTTTATctttcttggtttttatttttctttctttttagctcTTTGATTGCTGCTCcatcccagagtttctgattcatcaCATCTGGGAGCGAGGCCTGAGACTCTCCATTTCTAGTAAGTCCCCAGGCGCTGCTGCTGCTCTAAGGACACACTCGGAGAACCACTGGTTCACCTGCTCACAGTCTAAGGATGTgctctgagaaccactggtctagccTGTCCCTGGTTGGGTGGGGAAGCTTTCTGAGACTTGACGGGAGGGTCCTTAATATAGGCAGAGGCCTAGGATGACCCCGTAGCCAGAATGGGTTCATACTGCCCAAAATTGGgtttcagatttctttctcttcctattaATAGTGCTTCTAATGTGGGCTGAGGAGGCAGTGCTCCCATGAAAGGAAATGAGATTGCTTTCTGAACTAACTGAGCTACAAAGACTAGACTGTCCTATTTGTAAGATGGAAGAAGAGAGAATGTTCCAGGCCATCTATCGGATACATCAGCACAGGGTCTGCCCTTCGTGGTTTACTTTCCCTTGTGGTGGCCATGAGCTGCAAGGAAGACAGTAAAGATTGGACATCCATGGGCCTTGGTGATGAGGGGAGGTGCAAGGACTTGGGGTAAGGATTATGTCTGTGACTTGCCTATACCACTCACAGCAAGGTCAAGGtgacttttaaaagttattttacagTGTCCTATTTACTTTTTTCTCACTGTTTGATTTCTCTACCTGAGATATCCTCTGAGGCTATGTCTAACTTTATCTCATTTCTCTTCCAAATTAATCCATTACCTTTGTGTATTTTGATGTTCCTATACTTCTTTGTTTAATGTctactgcttcccaggtggtgctagtggtagagaacccgcctccCCATACATGAGGCTTAAgcgacaccggttcaatccctgggtctgggagatcccctggagtggggcatggcaatccactccagtagtcttgcctggaaaatttcatggacagaggagcctggcagcctacagtccataaggttgcaaagagttggacaccactgaagcgacttagcacgcaggcaaTGTCTACTGCacggcaggtagattctttgccgtttgagccacgagggaagctcaaTTTGTACATTTAATGCTATCTAAAAAAACCTGGAACCTGCTTTGCTGTTGTGATAAAAATAATCTAGTACATCACTGGCTCTTGTATTTCTGGGAATATTTAGtaaacaataaaatgttttttaaaaaattcagttctcTGATCCATATGTGTCATCAAGTTAAACGGCTATGgctggtcgctcagtcgtgtccaactctttgcgaccccatggactgtggcccgccaggctcctctgtccatgggattctccaggcaagaatactggagtggattgccattcccttcgccagaggatcttcccgaccaagggatcgaacccaggtctcctgcattgcagacagattctgtaCCGAGCTACAGGGTTGCCCTTCCCCAATATCTTAATCAACAactgtcattattttttctttcttcttacttttcttcctccatatctccctctttctctgtcGCTGTGATGGCCTTATTGATTATCACAACACTCTTGTACTTCACACTGTAGGAAACAGCCTTTAATCTATTAATCCCTTTCTCTCCTGAGGCTGAGGAGCGCGGAGACGAGATGACGCCGTCTCCCATCCCAGGCACAGAGCGCTCTGAGGAGCAGTCCGCGGATCGCTGTAAAGATTCAGGCGCTACCCAGCAGTCCGGCGAGAAGGACCGCGGCAGGGATAAAGCTCGGAAGCGGCGCAGGGCCTCGGGCGGTAGCAGCAGTTCGCCGGCGCTGTCCCGCGCGGGCTCCAGCCGCGGCTCCAGCTCGCCCTCAGCATCCGGCCGCTCGGGACGCTCCAGTGGGTCCCGCAGCTCCAGCTCCAGCAGCTCACCCGGCTCTTCAAGGCCTTGGCGCCCCCGAGACCACAGGCGGCGGTCCGGTTCCAAACCCAAACCACCCAGACTAGAcgagaaggaaaggagaaggcgCAGCCCCGCCCCTAAGCCCACCAAAGTGCACGTCGCGAGGCTCACCCTGAAGGTGACCAGGGAGCACATCCGGGAGATATTCTCCACCTTCGGGAGAGTTAGAGAGATCGACCTGCCCGGAGAAAGGATGCGCGCGCATCCGTCTCAAGGCCACGCCTACGTGGAGTTCGAGAATCCGGAAGAGGCTGCGAAGGCGCTCAAGCACATGGACGGAGGGCAAATCGACGGCCGGCGGATCAC is a window of Muntiacus reevesi chromosome 1, mMunRee1.1, whole genome shotgun sequence DNA encoding:
- the LOC136155770 gene encoding RNA-binding protein with serine-rich domain 1-like — encoded protein: MTPSPIPGTERSEEQSADRCKDSGATQQSGEKDRGRDKARKRRRASGGSSSSPALSRAGSSRGSSSPSASGRSGRSSGSRSSSSSSSPGSSRPWRPRDHRRRSGSKPKPPRLDEKERRRRSPAPKPTKVHVARLTLKVTREHIREIFSTFGRVREIDLPGERMRAHPSQGHAYVEFENPEEAAKALKHMDGGQIDGRRITATAVLAPRPQPPPRRLSPPRRMLPPLSTWRRLRRSRSRSPWGRSPERPRPRTPRRPCPWSGSSSSSFRRKMEKYSGLIHGRQELRGHGSIPRSRWMCS